The following are encoded together in the Vigna unguiculata cultivar IT97K-499-35 chromosome 2, ASM411807v1, whole genome shotgun sequence genome:
- the LOC114173545 gene encoding protein FAR1-RELATED SEQUENCE 2-like gives MDDQIVDNDNDVDLVPRVHMCFETLDAVKKFYRDFAIRTGFGIRIRSSKKGKDNELKYVKLVCCREGNYVSTIRPEVKTLPSQTKQCQAGISVGKKDGKWHIRSVVMEHNHNISPIESRLISGNQKLIFMLGKQLT, from the coding sequence ATGGACGACCAAATTGTTGACAATGACAACGATGTCGACCTTGTTCCGAGAGTTCACATGTGCTTCGAGACACTTGATGcagttaaaaaattttacagAGACTTTGCTATTAGAACTGGATTTGGTATTAGAATAAGAAGTTCAAAGAAGGGAAAGGACAACGAACTTAAATATGTTAAACTTGTCTGTTGTCGTGAAGGTAATTATGTCTCCACCATACGTCCAGAGGTTAAGACACTACCTAGCCAGACCAAGCAATGTCAGGCTGGAATATCGGTTGGTAAAAAAGATGGGAAATGGCACATAAGAAGTGTTGTCATGGAGCACAACCACAATATTAGTCCTATTGAATCAAGGCTGATATCAGGAAATCAAAAGTTAATATTCATGCTAGGCAAACAGTTGACATAA